The genomic segment ATCAATATCAACATAGGGTCGAATGCTTCGCAATCACTAAAAATGCCACAAAACAAAGCCCCGAGGCTAGTCAGTACCACACGTTCCGGACGCTGCATAAAGCCTACTTTGCATTCCAGTCCCAGCCCTTCGGCACGTGCACGCACGTAACTCACCATAAGCGAACCGACCAGCGCAACAAAAGTTATCATCGACCCCCACAAATAACCCTGCAGAATCAGATAATAAAAAATACCAAATAACGTTACCATTTCACTGTAACGGTCGAGCACCGAATCATACAATGCTCCAAAAGTAGAAGACATATTGCCGACGCGTGCCACACGTCCGTCCATCATGTCGAACAAACCGGCAAAGAGAACAATTCCTCCTCCCCAACCCACATAGACCAGTTCACCCGGCTTATACATGCCCGCATACACAAATACGCACGCAGCCACGATATTCATCACCAGTCCGGTGGTAGTAATAAAATTGGGCGTAATGCCCACCTTAATCATGCCATGTACAACCGGATTTATGATCTTATAAATCAACTGTTGCAACCAAT from the Bacteroides eggerthii genome contains:
- a CDS encoding CDP-alcohol phosphatidyltransferase family protein produces the protein MNYRDWLQQLIYKIINPVVHGMIKVGITPNFITTTGLVMNIVAACVFVYAGMYKPGELVYVGWGGGIVLFAGLFDMMDGRVARVGNMSSTFGALYDSVLDRYSEMVTLFGIFYYLILQGYLWGSMITFVALVGSLMVSYVRARAEGLGLECKVGFMQRPERVVLTSLGALFCGIFSDCEAFDPMLILIVPMVVIAVLANLTAFARIAHCYKLLKKQ